The Pseudomonas parafulva genome window below encodes:
- the ilvA gene encoding threonine ammonia-lyase, biosynthetic, whose product MLEQYVKKILTSRVYDVAVETPLHSAGQLSKRLGNQVLLKREDLQPVFSFKIRGAYNKLAQLSAEELARGVVTASAGNHAQGLALAARELGIKATIVMPKTTPEIKIEGVRSRGGKVVLHGDSFPEALAYSLKLVDEKGFVYIHPYDDPHTIAGQGTVAMEILRQHPGRLDAIFVPVGGGGLIAGIAAYVKYLRPEIKVIGVEPDDSNCLQAAMAAGERVVLPQVGLFADGVAVAQIGQHTFDICRHHVDEVITVSTDEICAAIKDIYDDTRSITEPAGALGVAGIKRYVELTGVSGQTLVAIDSGANVNFDRLRHVAERAELGEKREAIIAVTIPERPGSFKAFCEAIGKRQITEFNYRYHADKQAHIFVGVQTHPETDPRAALVQHLIDQGFPVTDLTDNELAKLHIRHMVGGHSAAASDERVLRFEFPERPGALFNFLDKLGGRWNISMFHYRNHGAADGRVVAGLQVPEDERHLLPDALAKIGYPYWDETDNPAYTLFLG is encoded by the coding sequence ATGCTCGAACAGTACGTCAAGAAGATCCTCACCTCGCGCGTCTACGACGTCGCGGTCGAAACCCCGCTGCACAGCGCCGGGCAACTGAGCAAGCGCCTGGGCAACCAGGTCCTGCTCAAGCGCGAAGACCTGCAGCCGGTGTTCTCCTTCAAGATCCGCGGGGCGTACAACAAGCTGGCGCAATTGAGCGCCGAGGAACTGGCCCGTGGCGTGGTCACCGCCTCGGCGGGCAACCATGCCCAGGGCCTGGCATTGGCGGCCCGCGAGCTGGGCATCAAAGCGACCATCGTGATGCCCAAGACCACCCCGGAAATCAAGATCGAGGGCGTGCGTTCGCGCGGCGGCAAGGTGGTGCTGCATGGCGATTCCTTCCCCGAAGCCCTGGCCTACTCGCTGAAGCTGGTCGACGAAAAGGGCTTCGTCTATATCCACCCCTATGACGACCCCCACACCATCGCCGGGCAGGGCACCGTGGCCATGGAGATCCTGCGCCAGCACCCTGGGCGACTCGATGCGATCTTCGTGCCGGTCGGCGGCGGCGGCCTGATCGCCGGCATCGCCGCCTACGTGAAGTACCTGCGTCCCGAGATCAAGGTCATCGGCGTGGAGCCAGACGACTCCAATTGCCTGCAGGCGGCCATGGCCGCTGGCGAGCGCGTGGTGCTGCCACAGGTCGGGCTGTTCGCCGATGGGGTGGCCGTGGCGCAGATCGGCCAGCACACCTTCGACATCTGCCGGCACCACGTGGACGAGGTGATCACCGTCAGCACCGACGAAATCTGTGCGGCCATCAAGGATATCTACGACGATACCCGCTCGATCACCGAACCTGCTGGCGCCTTGGGCGTGGCGGGCATCAAGCGCTACGTGGAGCTGACCGGCGTCAGCGGGCAGACGCTGGTGGCCATCGACTCCGGCGCCAACGTCAACTTCGACCGCCTGCGGCATGTGGCCGAGCGCGCCGAACTGGGCGAGAAGCGCGAGGCGATCATCGCCGTGACCATCCCGGAGCGCCCGGGCAGCTTCAAGGCCTTCTGCGAGGCCATCGGCAAGCGCCAGATCACCGAATTCAACTATCGCTACCACGCCGACAAGCAGGCGCACATCTTCGTCGGCGTGCAGACCCACCCGGAGACCGACCCGCGCGCAGCGCTGGTGCAGCACCTGATCGACCAAGGTTTCCCGGTCACCGACCTCACCGACAACGAACTGGCCAAGCTGCACATCCGCCATATGGTCGGTGGCCACTCGGCAGCCGCTAGCGACGAGCGGGTGCTGCGCTTCGAGTTCCCCGAGCGTCCCGGCGCGCTGTTCAATTTCCTCGACAAGCTGGGCGGTCGCTGGAACATCTCGATGTTCCACTACCGCAATCACGGGGCGGCCGATGGTCGGGTGGTGGCGGGGTTGCAGGTGCCGGAAGACGAGCGTCACCTGCTGCCCGATGCCTTGGCCAAGATCGGCTACCCCTACTGGGACGAAACCGATAACCCGGCGTACACGCTGTTCCTGGGCTGA
- the rpiA gene encoding ribose-5-phosphate isomerase RpiA: MTQDQLKQAVAQAAVDFILPRLDDKSIVGVGTGSTANCFIDALAQHKGAFDGAVASSEATAERLKGHGIPVYELNSVGELEFYVDGADESDAHLNLIKGGGAALTREKIVAAVARTFICIADASKLVPVLGAFPLPVEVIPMARSHVARQLVKLGGDPVYREGVLTDNGNVILDVHNLQITNPVQLEAQINAIVGVVTNGLFAARPADLLLLGTPEGVKSLKAE; this comes from the coding sequence ATGACCCAGGACCAACTCAAACAGGCCGTCGCCCAGGCCGCCGTCGACTTCATTCTGCCGCGGCTGGATGACAAGAGCATCGTCGGCGTCGGCACCGGCTCGACCGCCAACTGCTTCATCGACGCCCTGGCCCAGCACAAAGGCGCCTTCGACGGTGCGGTCGCCAGCTCCGAGGCCACCGCCGAGCGCCTCAAGGGCCATGGCATCCCGGTCTATGAGCTGAACAGCGTGGGCGAACTGGAGTTCTACGTCGACGGTGCCGACGAGAGCGATGCGCACCTGAACCTGATCAAGGGCGGCGGTGCCGCGCTGACCCGCGAGAAGATCGTCGCGGCGGTGGCCCGCACCTTCATCTGCATCGCCGACGCCAGCAAGCTGGTGCCGGTACTCGGCGCCTTCCCGCTGCCGGTGGAAGTCATTCCCATGGCCCGCAGCCATGTCGCGCGCCAACTGGTCAAGCTGGGCGGCGATCCGGTCTACCGCGAGGGTGTGCTGACCGACAACGGCAACGTCATTCTCGACGTGCACAACTTGCAGATCACCAACCCGGTGCAGCTCGAGGCGCAAATCAACGCCATCGTCGGCGTGGTCACCAACGGCCTGTTCGCGGCGCGGCCCGCCGACCTGCTGCTGCTGGGCACCCCCGAAGGCGTCAAGAGCCTGAAGGCGGAGTAA
- a CDS encoding sulfite exporter TauE/SafE family protein: protein MEFVLYLLLGACAGVLAGLFGVGGGIIIVPVLVFSFTLQGFDASILTHLAVGTSLATIVFTSINAVLEHHRKGAVQWPVFLWMTVGILIGAAIGAKTASLIQGPLLQKIIGVFALLVALQMTLDLKPKGRRGVPGKPGLIGAGGVIGWASAIFGIGGGSLTVPFLTWRSLSMQQAVATSSACGLPIALASTLSFMVLGWSEPHLPAHSLGYVYLPALMGIAVTSMFFARFGARLAHRLSPRLLKRLFAALLFCVGLSFLI, encoded by the coding sequence ATGGAATTCGTACTCTATCTGCTGTTGGGCGCCTGCGCCGGTGTGCTCGCCGGCCTCTTCGGCGTGGGCGGCGGCATCATCATCGTGCCGGTGCTGGTGTTCAGTTTCACCCTGCAAGGCTTCGATGCGTCGATTCTCACCCATCTGGCCGTCGGCACCTCCTTGGCCACCATCGTCTTCACTTCGATCAACGCCGTGCTCGAGCATCATCGCAAGGGCGCCGTGCAGTGGCCGGTGTTCCTGTGGATGACGGTCGGCATCCTCATCGGTGCCGCGATCGGCGCCAAGACTGCCTCGTTGATCCAGGGCCCGCTGCTGCAGAAGATCATCGGCGTGTTCGCCTTGCTGGTGGCGCTGCAGATGACGCTCGACCTCAAGCCCAAGGGCCGTCGCGGTGTCCCCGGCAAACCTGGGCTGATCGGTGCGGGCGGAGTGATCGGCTGGGCCTCGGCGATCTTCGGCATCGGCGGCGGCTCGCTGACCGTACCCTTCCTCACCTGGCGCAGCCTGTCCATGCAACAGGCCGTGGCCACCTCGTCGGCCTGCGGTCTGCCGATCGCCCTGGCCAGCACCCTGAGCTTCATGGTGCTGGGCTGGAGCGAACCGCACCTGCCCGCGCACAGTCTGGGTTATGTGTATCTGCCTGCGCTGATGGGTATCGCCGTCACCAGTATGTTTTTCGCCCGCTTCGGCGCACGTCTGGCGCATCGGTTGTCGCCGCGTCTGCTCAAGCGTCTGTTCGCCGCGTTGCTGTTCTGCGTCGGCTTAAGTTTTCTGATCTAG
- a CDS encoding NRDE family protein: MCLILFAWRPGHAQPLIVAANRDEFYARPAQSLSAWEDAPGVYAGRDLEAGGTWLGIGPGGRFAALTNIRDPRQPLGSRSRGELVAAFLRGEMAVTTYLQQVAERSSHYSGFNLLAGDGQVLGYVNAHEALPRLLQPGVYGLSNAALDTPWPKLLKARQAFAAALETPSAQYFLAMLADDATAPDEALPETGVGLATERLLSSVFIASQNYGTRASTVLIVDDQGRRRMIERSYGPFGGHLGEVEVSA, translated from the coding sequence ATGTGCCTGATTCTATTCGCCTGGCGGCCGGGTCATGCCCAGCCGCTGATCGTCGCGGCCAACCGTGACGAGTTCTACGCCCGCCCTGCCCAGTCGTTGAGCGCCTGGGAAGACGCCCCAGGCGTGTATGCCGGTCGCGACCTGGAGGCCGGCGGCACGTGGCTGGGCATCGGTCCGGGCGGGCGCTTCGCGGCGCTGACCAATATTCGCGATCCGCGTCAGCCGCTGGGGTCGCGCTCGCGTGGCGAGTTGGTGGCGGCGTTTCTGCGTGGCGAGATGGCAGTGACGACGTACCTGCAGCAGGTCGCCGAACGCAGCAGCCACTATTCAGGGTTCAACCTGCTGGCCGGCGACGGCCAGGTGCTGGGCTATGTGAACGCGCACGAGGCGCTACCACGGCTATTGCAGCCAGGCGTCTATGGGCTTTCCAACGCTGCGCTGGATACGCCGTGGCCGAAGCTGCTGAAGGCGCGGCAGGCGTTCGCGGCGGCGTTGGAGACGCCCAGCGCGCAGTATTTTTTGGCGATGTTGGCCGATGACGCGACGGCGCCCGACGAGGCGTTGCCGGAGACGGGCGTCGGCCTCGCGACCGAGCGGCTGCTGTCGAGCGTGTTCATTGCCAGCCAGAACTACGGGACACGGGCGAGCACCGTGTTGATCGTCGACGATCAGGGCAGAAGACGGATGATCGAGCGCAGCTATGGGCCGTTCGGCGGGCACTTGGGCGAAGTCGAAGTCAGCGCCTGA
- the ptsP gene encoding phosphoenolpyruvate--protein phosphotransferase — protein sequence MLNTLRKIVQEVNSAKDLKTALGIIVLRVKEAMGSQVCSVYLLDPESNRFVLMATEGLNKRSIGKVSMAPNEGLVGLVGTREEPLNLENAADHPRYRYFAETGEERFASFLGAPIIHHRRVVGVLVIQQKERRQFDEGEEAFLVTMSAQLAGVIAHAEATGSIRGLGRQGKGIQEARFVGVPGSPGAAVGRAVVMLPPADLEVVPDKTVEDIDGELKLFENALEGVRADMRKLSAKLATQLRPEERALFDVYLMMLEDAALGGEVAEVIKTGQWAQGALRQVVGEHVNRFELMDDDYLRERASDVKDLGRRLLAYLQQARSQTLVYPDNTILVSEELTPAMLGEVPEGKLVGLVSVLGSGNSHVAILARAMGIPTVMGLVDLPYSKVDGIEMILDGYKGEAYTNPSEVLRKQYSDVVEEERQLARGLDALRELPCVTPDGHRMPLWVNTGLLADVARAQQRGAEGVGLYRTEVPFMINQRFPSEKEQLAIYREQLAAFHPLPVTMRTLDIGGDKALSYFPIKEENPFLGWRGIRVTLDHPEIFLVQTRAMLKASEGLNNLRILLPMISGIHELEEALHLIHRAWGEVRDEGTDVPMPPVGVMVEIPAAVYQTRELARQVDFLSVGSNDLTQYLLAVDRNNPRVADLYDYLHPAVLQALQTVVRDAHAEGRPVSICGEMAGDPAAAILLMAMGFDSLSMNATNLPKVKWMLRQVNLSKASELLSEAMSHDNPQVIHSSLQLALKNLGLARMIGPNKTL from the coding sequence ATGCTCAATACGCTGCGCAAGATCGTCCAGGAAGTGAACTCCGCCAAAGATCTCAAGACGGCGTTGGGGATCATTGTCTTGCGCGTCAAGGAAGCCATGGGCAGCCAGGTCTGCTCGGTCTACCTGCTCGACCCGGAGAGCAACCGCTTCGTGCTGATGGCCACCGAAGGCCTGAACAAGCGCTCCATCGGCAAGGTCAGCATGGCGCCCAACGAGGGCCTGGTGGGCCTGGTCGGCACCCGCGAGGAACCGCTGAACCTGGAAAACGCCGCCGATCACCCGCGCTACCGCTACTTCGCCGAGACCGGCGAGGAGCGCTTCGCCTCCTTCCTCGGCGCACCGATCATCCACCACCGTCGCGTGGTCGGGGTGCTGGTCATCCAGCAGAAGGAACGGCGTCAGTTCGACGAGGGCGAGGAAGCCTTCCTGGTGACCATGAGCGCGCAGCTCGCCGGGGTCATCGCCCACGCCGAGGCCACCGGCTCCATTCGTGGCCTGGGCCGTCAGGGCAAGGGTATCCAGGAAGCGCGTTTCGTCGGTGTGCCGGGCTCGCCCGGTGCCGCTGTCGGGCGTGCGGTGGTCATGTTGCCGCCCGCCGACCTGGAAGTGGTGCCGGACAAGACCGTCGAAGACATCGACGGCGAACTGAAACTGTTCGAGAACGCCCTCGAAGGCGTGCGCGCCGACATGCGCAAGCTGTCGGCCAAACTGGCGACCCAGTTGCGCCCCGAAGAACGGGCGCTGTTCGATGTGTACCTGATGATGCTCGAAGACGCCGCGCTCGGCGGCGAAGTGGCCGAGGTCATCAAGACTGGTCAGTGGGCCCAGGGCGCACTGCGCCAAGTGGTCGGCGAGCACGTCAACCGCTTCGAGCTGATGGACGACGATTACCTGCGCGAGCGCGCCTCCGACGTCAAGGACCTCGGCCGGCGCCTGTTGGCGTATCTGCAGCAAGCGCGCTCGCAGACCCTGGTCTACCCCGACAACACCATTCTGGTGAGCGAGGAACTCACCCCGGCGATGCTCGGCGAAGTGCCGGAAGGCAAGCTGGTGGGCCTGGTGTCGGTGCTGGGCTCGGGCAACTCGCATGTGGCCATTCTGGCCCGGGCCATGGGCATCCCGACGGTGATGGGCCTGGTCGATCTACCGTATTCGAAGGTCGATGGCATCGAGATGATTCTCGACGGCTACAAGGGCGAGGCCTACACCAACCCCAGCGAAGTGCTGCGCAAGCAGTACAGCGACGTGGTCGAGGAAGAACGCCAGTTGGCCCGCGGCCTGGATGCCCTGCGCGAGCTGCCTTGCGTCACCCCCGATGGCCATCGCATGCCGCTGTGGGTCAACACTGGGCTGCTGGCCGACGTCGCCCGGGCTCAGCAGCGCGGCGCCGAGGGCGTGGGCCTGTATCGCACCGAAGTGCCGTTCATGATCAACCAGCGCTTTCCCAGCGAAAAGGAACAGCTGGCGATCTACCGTGAGCAACTGGCCGCCTTCCATCCACTGCCGGTGACCATGCGCACGCTGGACATCGGTGGCGACAAGGCACTGTCCTACTTCCCGATCAAGGAAGAGAACCCCTTCCTCGGCTGGCGCGGTATCCGCGTCACCCTCGACCACCCGGAAATCTTCCTGGTGCAGACCCGCGCCATGCTCAAGGCCAGCGAAGGCCTGAACAACCTGCGCATCCTGCTGCCGATGATCTCCGGCATCCATGAGTTGGAAGAGGCGCTGCACCTGATCCACCGCGCCTGGGGCGAGGTGCGTGACGAGGGCACCGATGTCCCGATGCCACCGGTCGGGGTGATGGTGGAAATTCCGGCCGCGGTCTACCAGACCCGCGAACTGGCCCGGCAGGTCGATTTCCTCTCGGTCGGCTCGAACGACCTGACCCAGTACCTGCTGGCGGTGGACCGCAACAACCCACGGGTCGCCGACCTCTATGACTACCTGCACCCGGCAGTGCTGCAAGCCTTGCAGACGGTGGTGCGCGATGCCCATGCCGAAGGGCGACCGGTGAGCATTTGCGGCGAGATGGCCGGTGATCCGGCAGCCGCCATCTTGCTGATGGCCATGGGCTTCGACAGCCTGTCGATGAACGCCACCAACCTGCCGAAGGTGAAATGGATGCTGCGTCAGGTGAACTTGAGCAAGGCCAGCGAACTGCTCAGCGAAGCCATGAGCCACGACAACCCGCAGGTCATCCACAGCTCGTTGCAGTTGGCGTTGAAGAATCTCGGTCTGGCGCGGATGATCGGGCCGAACAAGACCCTGTGA
- a CDS encoding tyrosine-type recombinase/integrase has product MNVTGTAVFDDDERLMPLISGYLSYALREADISQQTAITYGRNLGYTCEYLMNRREFRDCERDSAFLEIRTHVIEEYFAHLREAEGLSKTTVRNRDSSLMAFFNDSLCRGVDDVPAPRTAPNPYTEGYLSPRPNKNLVVACSLNDLRELILATQSERERCLLQFMYDSGVRRSEVPRVTLKAIDDALRFQETLFISPGVSEPVNADYCPLHVDGSKGPADSFKPRQTLVSRATLLRIKKYHASPLYKMTKRQFQGAENTPAFLNAEGGEYTPRSISKLLERTSERALNLLKIDRMISPHKLRHGNAYALLRTPDIGTDYLDRLVSVQKTLGHSRLSTSETYTQIPYDLYQKLVRPGTETKTKAGEMAELSQQTRLKIDAGDMK; this is encoded by the coding sequence GTGAACGTCACAGGGACAGCCGTCTTTGATGATGATGAGCGCCTAATGCCTTTGATTTCGGGTTACCTATCCTACGCGCTCAGGGAAGCCGATATATCCCAGCAGACGGCCATCACCTATGGTCGCAACCTCGGGTACACCTGCGAGTACCTGATGAACCGCCGTGAGTTCCGTGATTGCGAGCGTGACTCAGCGTTCTTGGAAATCCGTACCCACGTGATCGAGGAGTACTTCGCTCACCTACGCGAGGCAGAAGGTCTTTCCAAGACGACGGTGCGCAACCGGGATTCGTCTTTGATGGCGTTTTTCAACGATTCTCTATGCCGGGGAGTGGACGACGTACCCGCGCCTCGTACCGCGCCTAACCCCTACACTGAGGGGTACCTATCACCCCGTCCTAACAAGAATCTGGTGGTGGCCTGTTCCCTGAATGACCTCAGAGAGCTCATCCTGGCTACGCAGAGTGAGCGTGAACGCTGCTTGCTCCAGTTCATGTACGACTCAGGCGTGCGCCGCTCAGAAGTCCCGCGAGTGACTCTCAAGGCCATTGATGATGCCCTTCGATTCCAGGAAACGTTGTTCATCTCGCCTGGCGTCTCAGAGCCGGTGAACGCGGACTACTGCCCGCTGCACGTTGATGGAAGTAAAGGCCCTGCGGACTCCTTCAAGCCCCGCCAGACGTTAGTCAGCCGCGCCACGCTGCTGCGCATCAAGAAGTACCATGCTTCGCCGCTGTACAAAATGACTAAGCGTCAATTCCAGGGGGCTGAGAACACCCCTGCTTTCCTGAATGCGGAGGGGGGTGAGTACACCCCTCGTTCGATCTCCAAGCTCTTGGAGCGGACGTCCGAGCGAGCGCTGAACCTGCTGAAAATCGACAGGATGATCTCTCCCCACAAGTTGAGGCACGGGAACGCCTATGCCCTGTTGAGGACGCCAGACATTGGTACTGATTACCTTGACCGGCTAGTGAGCGTGCAAAAGACGCTGGGTCACTCGCGCCTCAGCACGTCGGAAACCTATACCCAGATCCCTTACGACCTCTACCAGAAGCTCGTACGCCCCGGAACTGAAACCAAGACGAAAGCAGGCGAGATGGCTGAGCTTTCCCAACAGACGCGCCTGAAAATTGATGCGGGAGATATGAAATGA
- the lgt gene encoding prolipoprotein diacylglyceryl transferase has translation MLPYPQIDPVALSLGPLKIHWYGLMYLIGIGGAWLLATRRLNRFDPTWSREKLSDLVFWLSMGVIVGGRLGYVLFYDLHQYLANPTLIFEVWRGGMSFHGGFIGVMLAALWFGKRNNKSFFELMDFVAPLVPIGLGAGRIGNFINAELWGKPTDVPWAMIFPPFSDPAQLPRHPSQLYQFALEGVALFAILWLFSRKPRPTMAVSGMFALFYGIFRFIVEFVRVPDAQLGYLAWGWLTMGQILCVPMIVAGLGLIWWAYNRKPTATPAH, from the coding sequence ATGCTGCCTTACCCGCAGATCGACCCCGTGGCCCTGTCACTCGGGCCGCTGAAAATCCACTGGTACGGCCTGATGTACCTGATCGGCATTGGCGGCGCCTGGCTGCTCGCCACCCGCCGACTCAACCGCTTCGATCCCACCTGGAGCCGGGAAAAGCTGTCCGACCTGGTGTTCTGGCTGTCGATGGGGGTGATCGTCGGTGGGCGCCTGGGCTATGTGCTGTTCTACGACTTGCACCAGTACCTGGCCAACCCGACCCTGATCTTCGAGGTGTGGAGGGGCGGCATGTCGTTCCACGGCGGCTTCATCGGCGTGATGTTGGCGGCCTTGTGGTTCGGCAAGCGCAACAACAAGTCGTTCTTCGAGCTGATGGACTTCGTCGCGCCGCTGGTGCCGATCGGCCTGGGGGCCGGGCGCATCGGCAACTTCATCAACGCCGAGCTGTGGGGCAAGCCCACCGACGTGCCGTGGGCGATGATCTTCCCGCCGTTCAGCGACCCGGCGCAGTTGCCGCGCCACCCGTCGCAGCTGTACCAGTTCGCCCTCGAAGGCGTGGCGCTGTTCGCGATCCTCTGGCTGTTCTCGCGCAAGCCGCGTCCGACCATGGCGGTCTCCGGCATGTTCGCGCTGTTCTACGGGATCTTCCGCTTCATCGTCGAATTCGTCCGCGTGCCGGACGCCCAGCTCGGCTACCTGGCCTGGGGCTGGCTGACCATGGGTCAGATTCTCTGCGTGCCGATGATCGTCGCTGGCCTCGGCCTGATCTGGTGGGCTTATAATCGCAAACCCACGGCGACACCCGCCCACTGA
- the thyA gene encoding thymidylate synthase, with the protein MKQYLDLVRDVIDNGTLQGNRTGIRTISLPGAMLRFDLQKGFPAITTRKLAFKSAIGEMVGFLRGVRNAGEFRELGCKVWDQNANENAQWLANPFRQGHDDLGEIYGVQWRQWPGYKRIALSNPAAIEKAQQAGFRQIAQDEEDGQAFVILYKAIDQVRQCLDTIANDPGSRRILFHGWNCAQLDEMALPPCHLLYQFHPNVQTREISLTLYIRSNDLGLLYPLEEPAQYAMAA; encoded by the coding sequence ATGAAACAGTATCTAGACCTGGTCCGCGACGTCATCGACAACGGCACGCTGCAGGGCAATCGCACCGGCATCCGCACCATCAGCCTGCCCGGCGCCATGCTGCGCTTCGATCTGCAGAAAGGCTTTCCGGCCATCACCACGCGCAAACTGGCGTTCAAGTCGGCGATCGGCGAAATGGTCGGTTTCCTGCGCGGCGTGAGGAACGCCGGCGAGTTCCGCGAGCTGGGCTGCAAGGTCTGGGATCAGAACGCCAACGAAAACGCCCAGTGGTTGGCCAACCCGTTCCGTCAGGGCCATGACGATCTCGGCGAAATCTACGGTGTGCAATGGCGTCAGTGGCCGGGTTACAAGCGCATCGCGCTGAGCAACCCGGCCGCCATCGAAAAGGCGCAGCAGGCCGGATTCCGTCAGATCGCCCAGGACGAAGAAGACGGCCAGGCGTTCGTCATCCTGTACAAGGCCATCGACCAGGTGCGTCAGTGCCTGGATACCATCGCCAACGATCCGGGCAGCCGACGCATCCTGTTCCACGGCTGGAACTGCGCCCAGCTCGACGAAATGGCCTTGCCGCCGTGCCACCTGCTGTACCAGTTCCACCCCAATGTCCAGACCCGGGAAATCTCCCTGACGCTGTACATCCGCTCCAACGACCTGGGCCTATTATACCCCCTCGAAGAACCCGCACAGTACGCAATGGCTGCGTAA
- a CDS encoding HAD family hydrolase, whose translation MRLALFDLDNTLLGGDSDHAWGDYLCERGILDPVAYKDRNDAFYQDYLNGTLDLQAYLAFSMEIFAATEPAQLDQWHREFMRDCVEALIQPKALALLQQHRDAGDHLVIITATNRFVTAPIARRLGVRTLLATECERDGERYTGRSTDIPCFREGKVTRLQRWMLENGYDLQDSYFYSDSLNDLPLLEQVTHPVAVDPDPKLKAEAERRGWPVISLRD comes from the coding sequence ATGCGTTTGGCTTTATTCGACCTGGACAATACCCTCCTCGGCGGTGACAGCGATCACGCCTGGGGCGACTACCTGTGTGAACGGGGCATTCTCGACCCCGTCGCCTACAAAGACCGCAACGACGCGTTCTATCAGGACTACCTGAACGGCACCCTGGACCTGCAGGCCTACCTGGCCTTCTCCATGGAAATCTTCGCCGCCACCGAGCCGGCCCAGCTCGATCAATGGCACCGCGAGTTCATGCGCGACTGCGTCGAAGCGCTGATCCAGCCCAAGGCCCTGGCCCTGCTGCAACAGCACCGCGACGCCGGCGATCACCTGGTGATCATCACCGCCACCAACCGCTTCGTCACCGCACCCATCGCTCGCCGCCTGGGCGTGCGCACCCTGCTGGCCACCGAATGCGAGCGCGACGGCGAGCGCTACACCGGGCGTAGCACCGATATACCCTGTTTCCGTGAAGGCAAGGTGACGCGCCTGCAGCGCTGGATGCTGGAGAACGGCTACGACCTGCAGGACAGCTACTTCTACAGCGACTCGCTCAACGACCTGCCGCTGCTCGAGCAAGTCACCCACCCGGTGGCAGTGGACCCCGATCCCAAGCTCAAGGCAGAAGCCGAACGCCGTGGCTGGCCGGTGATTTCGCTGCGCGACTGA
- a CDS encoding RNA pyrophosphohydrolase, whose product MIDPDGFRPNVGIILTNDAGQVLWARRINQDAWQFPQGGINPDETPEDALYRELNEEVGLEREDVEILACTRGWLRYRLPQRLVRTHSQPLCIGQKQKWFLLRLVSNEQRVRMDLTGKPEFDGWRWVSYWYPLGQVVTFKREVYRRALKELAPRLLTRD is encoded by the coding sequence GTGATCGACCCGGATGGTTTTCGCCCCAATGTCGGGATCATTCTCACGAATGATGCCGGACAGGTGCTATGGGCTCGGCGGATCAACCAGGATGCCTGGCAGTTTCCCCAGGGCGGAATCAACCCTGACGAAACCCCAGAAGATGCCCTGTACCGCGAGCTGAACGAAGAAGTTGGCCTGGAACGCGAGGATGTGGAAATACTTGCCTGCACCCGCGGCTGGTTGCGTTATCGTCTGCCTCAGCGCCTGGTGCGTACGCACAGCCAGCCGCTGTGCATCGGCCAGAAGCAGAAGTGGTTCCTGCTGCGCCTGGTGAGCAACGAACAGCGGGTGAGAATGGACCTGACCGGAAAACCGGAGTTCGATGGCTGGCGATGGGTCAGCTACTGGTATCCGCTGGGCCAGGTGGTGACATTCAAGCGCGAGGTGTATCGCCGCGCGCTGAAAGAGCTAGCCCCGCGCCTGCTGACGCGCGACTGA
- a CDS encoding DUF2269 family protein, with translation MEHLTALKTLHVLATALLLLGALGLAILTWRARRQGDAQAYAKLLRRPLVFVWLVMGVCLLSMPFTGWWLVHLVGWPLGQTWVLASSILYTLGALAVWWLLVRLNRLRKAEPVGLRLTLALAVFSGVCFLSIAGLMGAKPV, from the coding sequence ATGGAACACCTGACCGCCCTCAAGACCCTGCACGTCCTCGCCACTGCACTGCTGCTGCTCGGTGCACTGGGGCTGGCGATCCTGACCTGGCGTGCCCGTCGCCAGGGCGATGCCCAGGCTTACGCCAAGCTGCTGCGTCGTCCGCTAGTGTTCGTCTGGTTGGTGATGGGCGTGTGCCTGCTGAGCATGCCGTTCACGGGCTGGTGGCTGGTGCACCTGGTGGGCTGGCCGCTGGGGCAGACCTGGGTGCTGGCCTCGAGCATCCTCTACACCTTGGGTGCGCTGGCCGTCTGGTGGCTGCTGGTGCGCCTGAACCGCCTGCGCAAGGCCGAGCCTGTGGGGCTGCGGCTGACCTTGGCGCTGGCGGTGTTCAGTGGCGTGTGCTTTCTGTCGATCGCCGGCTTGATGGGTGCCAAGCCGGTCTGA